In Mycolicibacterium mucogenicum DSM 44124, the following are encoded in one genomic region:
- a CDS encoding TetR family transcriptional regulator, translated as MAAAKVEFSALGFAGARLNRIAAEANASKERLYSYFQSKQNLFEAVVEQWIQDAPYDAIFKPDDVPAYAVALFDYMVADPVGARLQRWIELEAAEGMFGDHVLRRIFQSKLDRIAEAQRSGIIDASWRPMDLLVLLNDMTYALAAGGFGIDRIVDQPLSPETAAVRRAAVAEAARRLVQQPAGE; from the coding sequence ATGGCTGCCGCCAAAGTGGAGTTCTCCGCCCTCGGATTTGCCGGCGCCCGGCTGAATCGCATTGCTGCCGAAGCCAATGCCAGCAAGGAGCGGCTGTACAGCTACTTCCAGAGCAAGCAGAACCTGTTCGAGGCCGTCGTCGAGCAGTGGATTCAGGACGCGCCGTACGACGCGATCTTCAAGCCCGACGACGTCCCGGCGTACGCGGTCGCGCTCTTCGACTACATGGTGGCCGACCCGGTCGGGGCCCGGCTGCAGCGCTGGATCGAGTTGGAGGCCGCCGAGGGGATGTTCGGTGACCACGTGCTGCGTCGCATCTTCCAGTCCAAGCTGGACCGGATCGCCGAGGCGCAGCGCAGCGGGATCATCGACGCGTCGTGGCGGCCGATGGATCTGCTGGTGCTGCTCAACGACATGACCTACGCGCTCGCCGCGGGCGGATTCGGCATCGACCGCATCGTCGATCAGCCGCTGTCGCCGGAAACCGCGGCCGTCCGGCGTGCCGCCGTCGCCGAGGCCGCGCGCCGGCTGGTTCAGCAGCCCGCCGGTGAGTGA
- a CDS encoding DUF4334 domain-containing protein, whose amino-acid sequence MDVDTARARFAELRGQAHVDPAELDEIWASLEPVRAVDMVGNWKGDEFDTGHKMNGQLQAARWYGKIFKSINEVEPIVCYDEAGQLFSNRDLSRGGATLWDIEFRGEVTGTMVYDGQPVFDHFKRVDSDTLMGIMNGKRQRTDDKLFYFLLERDQ is encoded by the coding sequence GTGGACGTCGATACCGCCCGCGCTCGTTTCGCCGAACTGCGGGGTCAGGCTCATGTCGATCCGGCCGAGTTGGACGAAATCTGGGCCTCACTGGAACCGGTCCGCGCCGTCGACATGGTCGGCAACTGGAAAGGCGACGAGTTCGACACCGGCCACAAGATGAACGGCCAGCTGCAGGCGGCCCGGTGGTACGGCAAAATCTTCAAATCGATCAACGAAGTCGAGCCCATCGTCTGCTACGACGAAGCGGGGCAACTGTTTTCGAACAGGGACCTGAGCCGTGGCGGCGCGACGTTGTGGGACATCGAGTTTCGCGGTGAGGTGACCGGGACCATGGTCTACGACGGGCAGCCGGTGTTCGACCACTTCAAGCGGGTCGACAGCGACACCCTGATGGGCATCATGAACGGCAAGCGGCAGCGCACCGACGACAAGCTGTTCTACTTCCTTCTCGAACGCGACCAGTGA
- a CDS encoding short-chain fatty acyl-CoA regulator family protein: MAKTFVGARLRRLREEQGLTQVALARALDLSTSYVNQLENDQRPVTVPVLLTLAERFDLPTNYFAPDSGARLVSDLREILADTSATAGQIEELVARMPAVGQMLVSMNRRLFDATTELDAMHTRATVDASAPLPQPMPFEEVRDFFYDRKNHVGELDAAAESLFDRSGMRLGGLDAQLADLLTAELGITVVIDDGDVLGPNAKRFYREDVGVLYLARWLHPGQRAFQLATQVALLMYADLIAALVAGDDQLSSEAREVAQIGLANYFAGALLMPYRLFLAAAEELRYDIDRLARRFEVGFETVCHRLSTLQRPDARGVPFIFVRTDSAGNISKRQSATAFHFSRVGGNCPLWVVHHAFARPGEFITQVAQMPDGRSYFWIARTTTSTPSRFRGPRKRFAIGLGCDLAHAEKLIYSAGIDLADPEAAVPIGAGCKICDRPACPQRAFPYIGRPVQVDRHTSSDLPYSSSP, translated from the coding sequence GTGGCAAAGACATTCGTGGGCGCCCGTCTGCGACGGCTGCGCGAGGAACAGGGCCTGACGCAGGTCGCGCTGGCGCGCGCCCTGGATTTGTCGACGAGCTACGTCAACCAGCTGGAGAACGACCAGCGCCCGGTGACGGTACCGGTGCTGCTCACCCTCGCGGAGCGCTTCGATCTGCCGACCAACTACTTCGCCCCCGATTCCGGTGCGCGGCTGGTTTCCGACCTGCGCGAGATTCTCGCCGACACCTCGGCGACTGCCGGCCAGATCGAGGAGCTGGTGGCCAGAATGCCGGCGGTTGGTCAGATGCTGGTCAGCATGAACCGCCGATTATTTGATGCCACAACCGAACTCGACGCCATGCATACCCGCGCCACTGTCGACGCGTCGGCGCCGTTGCCGCAGCCGATGCCGTTCGAAGAGGTCCGCGACTTTTTCTACGACCGGAAGAACCACGTCGGCGAACTGGACGCGGCGGCCGAGTCGTTGTTCGACCGGTCCGGCATGCGGCTCGGCGGTCTGGACGCGCAACTTGCCGACCTGTTGACCGCAGAGCTCGGCATCACTGTGGTCATCGATGACGGGGATGTATTGGGCCCCAACGCCAAACGGTTCTACCGGGAGGACGTCGGCGTTCTGTATCTGGCCCGTTGGCTGCATCCGGGGCAGCGCGCGTTCCAGCTGGCCACTCAGGTGGCGCTGTTGATGTATGCCGACCTGATCGCGGCGCTGGTGGCCGGCGACGACCAATTGAGTTCCGAGGCAAGGGAAGTCGCGCAGATCGGGCTGGCGAACTACTTCGCCGGCGCGCTGCTGATGCCGTACCGGCTGTTCTTGGCGGCGGCCGAGGAACTGCGGTACGACATAGACCGGTTGGCGCGCCGGTTCGAGGTCGGATTCGAGACCGTGTGCCATCGGCTCTCGACGCTGCAGCGCCCCGATGCCCGGGGCGTGCCCTTCATCTTCGTGCGCACCGACAGTGCGGGCAACATCTCGAAACGTCAGTCCGCCACGGCCTTTCACTTCTCTCGGGTGGGCGGCAACTGCCCGCTGTGGGTGGTGCACCACGCCTTCGCGAGACCGGGGGAGTTCATCACCCAGGTGGCGCAGATGCCCGACGGACGGTCGTATTTCTGGATCGCGCGCACGACAACGTCGACCCCGAGCCGGTTCCGGGGGCCGCGGAAGCGATTCGCCATCGGTCTCGGTTGCGACCTGGCGCACGCCGAAAAGCTGATCTATTCGGCCGGCATCGATCTGGCCGACCCCGAGGCCGCGGTGCCGATCGGTGCGGGATGCAAGATCTGTGATCGCCCCGCCTGTCCGCAGCGGGCGTTTCCCTACATCGGGCGTCCGGTGCAGGTCGACCGGCACACCAGCAGCGACCTGCCCTACTCGTCGTCGCCGTAG
- the prpD gene encoding 2-methylcitrate dehydratase PrpD, protein MQTHEVRTRRSAEEFPRSEHLAWKIAEVAADPVDVTPEVAAMVVNRIIDNAAVSAASVIRRPVTVARTQAQAHRTPRGATVFGIDGTYSPEWAAWANGVAVRELDFHDTFLAAEYSHPGDNIPALVAVAQQLDVRGADLIRGIATAYEVQMDLVRGICLHEHKIDHVAHLGPSVAAGLGTMLRLDPETIYAAVGQALHLTTATRQSRKGLISSWKAYAPALAGKVAIEAVDRAMRGEGSPAPIWEGEDGVIAWLLSGPEHTYQVPLPGPGEPKLAILDSYTKEHSAEYQSQAPIDLARRMRSRIGDLDQIATIVLHTSHHTHVVIGTGSNDPQKFDPDATRETLDHSVMYIFAVALQDGAWHHERSYAPERAHRPDTIELWNKISTVEDPEWTRRYHSNDPAEKAFGARAVVTLKSGEVIVDELAVADAHPLGARPFERAQYRDKFTALADGVIADAEQERFLTVVDGLATMKPGSLDALNLRVEQVVLDKAPTVPSGIFR, encoded by the coding sequence ATGCAGACACACGAGGTACGCACCCGACGCAGCGCGGAGGAATTCCCCCGCTCGGAACACCTGGCGTGGAAGATCGCGGAGGTCGCCGCCGATCCGGTCGACGTGACGCCCGAGGTGGCGGCGATGGTCGTCAACCGGATCATCGACAACGCCGCGGTCTCGGCCGCATCGGTGATCCGGCGTCCCGTCACCGTCGCCCGGACCCAGGCACAGGCGCACCGCACGCCGCGCGGTGCCACGGTATTCGGCATCGACGGCACCTACTCGCCCGAGTGGGCCGCCTGGGCCAACGGGGTGGCCGTCCGCGAACTCGACTTCCACGACACCTTCCTGGCCGCCGAGTACTCGCACCCGGGGGACAACATCCCGGCCCTGGTCGCGGTGGCCCAGCAGCTCGACGTCCGCGGCGCCGACCTGATCCGCGGCATCGCCACCGCATACGAGGTGCAGATGGACCTGGTCCGCGGAATCTGCTTGCACGAACACAAGATCGACCACGTTGCGCACCTCGGCCCGTCCGTCGCCGCCGGCCTCGGCACCATGCTGCGGCTGGACCCCGAGACCATCTATGCCGCGGTCGGCCAGGCGCTGCACCTCACCACCGCCACCCGCCAGTCCCGCAAGGGTCTGATCTCGAGCTGGAAGGCCTACGCCCCGGCGCTGGCCGGCAAGGTCGCCATCGAGGCCGTCGACCGGGCCATGCGCGGTGAAGGCTCCCCGGCCCCCATCTGGGAAGGCGAGGACGGCGTCATCGCCTGGCTGCTGTCCGGGCCCGAGCACACCTACCAGGTGCCGCTGCCGGGTCCCGGCGAACCCAAGCTCGCCATCCTGGACAGCTACACCAAGGAACACAGCGCCGAATACCAGAGCCAGGCCCCCATCGACCTGGCGCGCCGGATGCGTTCGCGGATCGGCGATCTGGACCAGATCGCCACAATCGTGCTGCACACCAGTCACCACACGCACGTGGTGATCGGCACCGGCTCGAACGATCCGCAGAAGTTCGACCCGGATGCAACACGAGAAACCCTCGACCACTCCGTGATGTACATCTTCGCGGTCGCACTGCAGGACGGTGCGTGGCACCACGAGCGGTCGTACGCCCCCGAACGCGCACACCGGCCGGACACCATCGAGCTCTGGAACAAGATCTCGACCGTCGAGGATCCGGAGTGGACCCGGCGATACCACTCGAATGACCCCGCCGAGAAGGCATTCGGCGCCCGGGCCGTGGTGACGCTCAAGAGCGGCGAAGTGATCGTCGACGAGCTGGCCGTGGCCGACGCCCACCCGCTGGGCGCGCGCCCGTTCGAGCGGGCGCAGTACCGCGACAAGTTCACCGCGCTCGCCGACGGCGTGATCGCCGACGCCGAGCAGGAGCGGTTCCTGACCGTCGTCGATGGTCTCGCCACCATGAAGCCGGGCAGCCTCGACGCCCTCAACCTGCGGGTCGAACAGGTCGTGCTGGACAAGGCTCCGACGGTCCCCTCCGGGATCTTCCGATGA
- the prpB gene encoding methylisocitrate lyase — MSAGLLGSRVSAADKRVALRAALNSGRLQRYPGAFSPLVAKLVSEIGFEGVYVSGAVLSADLGLPDIGLTTLTEVAGRSAQIAAATDLPTLVDADTGFGEPMSAARTITVLEDAGLAGCHLEDQVNPKRCGHLDGKAVVPVTEMIKRLRAAVAARRDPNFVICARTDAAGIEGIDAAIDRAKAYADAGADLIFTEALTTPREFERFRAAVDTPLLANMTEFGKSELVTAQQLSGIGYNMVIYPVTTLRLAMYAVEAGLREIHTAGTQAGLLDRMQHRGRLYQLLRYADYNQFDSDIFNFTLQDVKS, encoded by the coding sequence ATGAGCGCCGGCCTGCTCGGTTCGCGGGTCTCGGCGGCCGACAAGCGGGTGGCGTTGCGGGCGGCGCTGAATTCCGGCCGGCTGCAACGCTATCCGGGCGCATTCTCACCACTGGTGGCAAAGCTGGTGTCGGAGATCGGCTTCGAGGGGGTCTACGTCTCGGGCGCGGTCCTGTCGGCCGACCTGGGCCTGCCCGACATCGGGCTGACCACCTTGACCGAGGTGGCCGGACGCAGCGCCCAGATCGCCGCGGCAACCGATCTACCCACCCTGGTGGACGCCGACACCGGCTTCGGCGAGCCGATGAGCGCCGCGCGCACCATCACGGTCCTGGAGGACGCCGGGCTGGCCGGCTGCCACCTCGAGGACCAGGTGAACCCCAAGCGCTGTGGCCATCTGGACGGCAAGGCCGTCGTGCCGGTCACCGAGATGATCAAGCGACTGCGTGCCGCGGTCGCCGCGCGCCGGGACCCGAACTTCGTCATCTGTGCCCGCACCGATGCCGCCGGGATCGAGGGCATCGACGCCGCCATCGACCGCGCGAAGGCCTACGCCGACGCCGGCGCCGACCTGATCTTCACCGAGGCACTCACCACCCCAAGGGAATTCGAGCGCTTCCGGGCGGCGGTCGACACTCCCCTGTTGGCCAACATGACCGAGTTCGGCAAGTCGGAACTCGTGACGGCTCAGCAGTTGTCCGGCATCGGCTACAACATGGTGATCTACCCGGTCACCACGCTGCGCCTGGCGATGTACGCGGTCGAGGCCGGCCTGCGCGAAATCCACACCGCCGGAACCCAAGCCGGCCTACTGGACCGGATGCAACACCGCGGCCGGTTGTACCAACTGCTGCGCTATGCCGACTACAACCAATTCGATTCAGACATCTTCAATTTCACCCTCCAGGACGTGAAATCATGA
- a CDS encoding bifunctional 2-methylcitrate synthase/citrate synthase has protein sequence MTTETPHIHKGLAGVVVDTTAISKVVPETNSLTYRGYPVQDLATHCTFEQVAYLLWHGELPTEHELAMFCQRERASRRIDRSMYSLLAKLPESCHPMDVVRTAISYLGAEDPEEDDSTVPANYAKSLRMFAVLPTIVAADIRRRQGLSPIQPHSQLGYAENFLNMCFGSVPEPAIVDAFSQSMVLYAEHSFNASTFAARVVTSTQSDIYSAVTAAIGALKGSLHGGANEAVMHDMLEIGSAENAPKWLHGKLSRKEKVMGFGHRVYKNGDSRVPTMKAALDRVVAARGGQRWLDIYTVLEREMFTATRIKPNLDFPTGPAYYLMGFDIPVFTPLFVMARIVGWTAHIMEQAASNALIRPLSEYSGQPQRSIA, from the coding sequence ATGACCACAGAAACGCCCCACATCCACAAGGGCCTGGCCGGTGTCGTCGTCGATACCACCGCCATCTCCAAAGTCGTGCCCGAGACCAACAGCCTGACCTACCGGGGCTATCCCGTGCAGGATCTGGCGACGCACTGCACGTTCGAGCAGGTGGCCTACCTGCTGTGGCACGGCGAGCTGCCGACCGAACACGAACTCGCGATGTTCTGCCAGCGCGAGCGGGCGTCCCGGCGGATCGACCGGTCGATGTACTCGCTGCTGGCCAAGCTGCCCGAGAGCTGCCACCCGATGGACGTGGTCCGCACCGCGATCAGCTATCTCGGCGCCGAGGATCCGGAAGAGGACGACAGCACGGTTCCGGCCAACTACGCCAAGTCCCTGCGCATGTTCGCCGTCCTGCCGACCATCGTCGCCGCCGATATCCGCCGCCGGCAGGGACTTTCGCCCATCCAGCCGCACAGCCAGCTGGGATACGCCGAGAACTTCCTGAACATGTGCTTCGGATCGGTCCCCGAACCGGCGATCGTCGACGCCTTCTCCCAGTCCATGGTGCTGTACGCCGAGCACAGCTTCAACGCATCCACGTTCGCGGCCCGGGTGGTGACTTCCACGCAGTCGGACATCTACAGCGCGGTCACCGCGGCCATCGGCGCCCTCAAGGGCTCGCTGCACGGCGGCGCCAACGAGGCCGTCATGCACGACATGCTGGAGATCGGCTCGGCCGAGAACGCCCCGAAGTGGTTGCACGGCAAGTTGTCCCGCAAAGAGAAGGTGATGGGCTTCGGACACCGCGTCTACAAGAACGGTGACTCTCGGGTGCCGACGATGAAGGCGGCACTCGACCGGGTGGTGGCTGCTCGCGGCGGCCAGCGGTGGCTGGACATCTACACCGTGCTGGAGCGCGAGATGTTCACCGCCACCAGGATCAAGCCGAACCTCGACTTCCCCACCGGGCCGGCCTACTACCTCATGGGCTTCGACATCCCGGTCTTCACACCGCTTTTCGTGATGGCCCGCATCGTGGGCTGGACCGCGCACATCATGGAACAAGCGGCGTCGAACGCACTGATCCGTCCCCTGAGTGAATACTCGGGCCAACCACAGCGTTCCATTGCCTGA
- a CDS encoding pyruvate carboxylase, translating to MPERAITKVLVANRGEIAIRAFRAAYELGIATVAVYAHEDRNSPHRLKADESYQIGEPGHPVRAYLSVPEIIRVAQLSGADAVYPGYGFLSENPELASACAAAGITFVGPSAGVLELTGNKASAIAAARTAGLPVLASSEPSASVSELLTAAAGMEFPLFVKAVSGGGGRGMRRVTEPAALAEAIAAASREAESAFGDPNVYLEQAVLNPRHIEVQILADGTGEVIHLFERDCSVQRRHQKVVELAPAPNLTDELRNRICSDAVTFARQIGYFCAGTVEFLLDERGHHVFIECNPRIQVEHTVTEEITDVDLVAAQLRIAAGRSLAELGLSQDRIRIRGAAMQCRITTEDPANGFRPDTGRITAYRSPGGAGVRLDGGTNVGAEISAHFDSMLVKLTCRGQDFATAVRRARRALAEFRIRGVSTNIPFLQAVLDDPDFAAGKVSTSFIDERPQLLTAHTPGDRGTRILNYLADVTVNQPHGGRPSTVYPRDKLPKIDLDGPAPAGSKQLLTELGPERFAAALLESPRLWVTDTTFRDAHQSLLATRVRTSGLVKVAPYVARMTPQLLSVECWGGATYDVALRFLKEDPWERLAALREAMPNICLQMLLRGRNTVGYTPYPASVTSAFVQEATATGIDIFRIFDALNNVESMRPAIDAVRETGSAVAEVAMSYTGNLSDPTETLYTLDYWLKLAEQIVDAGAHVLAIKDMAGLLRPPAAAELVSALRSRFDLPVHVHTHDTPGGQLATYVAAWQAGASAVDGAAAPLAGTTSQPALSSIVAAAAHTTHDTGLSLANVCELEPYWEALRRVYAPFEAGLPAPTGRVYTHEIPGGQLSNLRTQATALGLGGRFEDIENAYAGADHALGRLVKVTPSSKVVGDLALALVGAGMSAGEFAADPHRCDIPDSVIGFLRGELGDPPGGWPEPLRSKALHGRSDTRPTATLTVEDYAELAEPGLTRQAALNRLLFPGPTREFLTHREQFGDTSRLSANQFFYGLRRGEEHRVKLEKGVELLIGLEAISEPDDRGMRTVLCLLNGQLRPILVRDRSIDSAVPVAEKADRGNPDHVAAPFAGVVTIGVTVGERVSAGQTVATIEAMKMEAAITAPKAGTVTRIALAPTASVEGNDLLVVVS from the coding sequence TTGCCTGAGCGCGCCATCACCAAAGTCCTCGTCGCCAACCGGGGTGAGATCGCGATCCGGGCCTTCCGGGCGGCCTATGAGCTGGGTATCGCGACGGTGGCGGTGTACGCCCACGAGGACCGGAACTCCCCACACCGACTGAAGGCCGACGAGTCCTACCAGATCGGCGAGCCGGGCCATCCCGTTCGCGCCTATCTGTCGGTGCCCGAAATCATCCGGGTGGCGCAGCTGTCCGGCGCCGACGCGGTGTACCCGGGATACGGATTCCTGTCGGAGAACCCGGAACTCGCGTCAGCGTGCGCCGCGGCGGGCATCACGTTCGTCGGCCCGAGTGCCGGCGTCCTGGAGTTGACCGGCAACAAGGCCAGCGCCATCGCCGCGGCCCGAACCGCCGGCCTGCCGGTGCTCGCATCGTCGGAGCCGTCGGCTTCGGTCAGCGAATTACTCACGGCCGCAGCCGGTATGGAGTTTCCGCTGTTCGTCAAGGCCGTCTCGGGTGGTGGCGGACGTGGCATGCGGAGGGTGACCGAGCCGGCCGCCCTGGCCGAGGCCATCGCGGCGGCGTCGCGCGAAGCGGAATCTGCTTTCGGTGACCCGAACGTCTACCTCGAGCAGGCGGTCCTCAACCCACGCCACATCGAGGTGCAGATACTGGCCGACGGAACCGGCGAGGTGATCCACCTCTTCGAACGGGACTGCAGTGTGCAACGCCGGCACCAGAAGGTGGTCGAGCTGGCCCCCGCCCCGAACCTCACCGACGAACTGCGGAACCGAATCTGTTCGGACGCGGTGACATTCGCGCGCCAGATCGGTTACTTCTGCGCCGGAACCGTCGAGTTCCTGCTCGACGAGCGCGGGCACCACGTGTTCATCGAGTGCAATCCGCGCATTCAGGTCGAGCACACGGTGACCGAGGAGATCACCGACGTCGACCTGGTGGCCGCCCAGTTACGGATCGCGGCCGGCCGGTCGTTGGCCGAGCTCGGGCTGAGCCAGGATCGCATCAGAATCCGTGGCGCCGCCATGCAGTGCCGCATCACCACCGAAGATCCCGCCAACGGTTTCCGCCCCGACACCGGCCGGATCACCGCCTACCGTTCTCCCGGTGGTGCCGGCGTCCGGTTGGACGGCGGCACCAACGTCGGTGCGGAGATCAGCGCCCACTTCGACTCGATGTTGGTCAAACTCACCTGCCGCGGTCAGGATTTCGCGACGGCGGTCAGGAGGGCCCGACGCGCTCTCGCGGAGTTCCGCATCCGCGGGGTGTCGACGAACATTCCTTTCCTGCAAGCGGTTCTCGATGATCCGGACTTCGCCGCGGGCAAGGTGTCGACATCGTTCATCGACGAGCGTCCGCAACTACTGACGGCCCACACTCCAGGGGACCGCGGCACCCGCATCCTCAACTACCTCGCGGACGTGACGGTGAACCAGCCGCACGGCGGTCGTCCGTCGACTGTGTATCCACGTGACAAGCTGCCGAAGATTGATCTCGACGGTCCGGCGCCGGCGGGCAGCAAGCAGCTGCTGACCGAGCTCGGCCCAGAGCGCTTTGCGGCCGCCCTACTGGAGTCGCCGCGGCTGTGGGTCACCGACACCACGTTCCGCGACGCCCATCAGTCGCTACTCGCCACGCGAGTGCGTACCTCGGGCCTGGTCAAGGTGGCACCGTACGTGGCCCGCATGACGCCGCAGCTGCTGTCGGTCGAGTGCTGGGGCGGCGCGACTTATGACGTGGCGCTTCGGTTCCTGAAGGAGGACCCGTGGGAGCGGCTGGCCGCGCTGCGGGAGGCGATGCCCAACATCTGTCTCCAGATGCTGTTGCGCGGCCGAAACACCGTGGGTTACACACCCTATCCGGCATCGGTCACGTCGGCATTCGTGCAGGAGGCCACAGCCACCGGCATCGACATCTTCCGGATCTTCGACGCGCTGAACAACGTGGAATCGATGCGGCCGGCGATCGACGCAGTGCGTGAAACCGGTTCCGCGGTGGCCGAAGTCGCGATGTCCTACACCGGCAACCTCTCCGACCCCACGGAGACGCTGTACACGCTCGACTATTGGCTGAAGCTGGCCGAGCAGATCGTCGATGCCGGTGCCCATGTGCTGGCCATCAAGGACATGGCCGGTCTGCTGCGACCGCCCGCGGCGGCAGAACTCGTGTCGGCGTTGCGATCCCGGTTCGACCTGCCTGTACACGTCCACACCCACGACACCCCGGGTGGACAGCTGGCCACGTACGTCGCGGCCTGGCAGGCCGGCGCCTCGGCAGTCGACGGGGCGGCGGCACCGCTGGCCGGCACCACCAGCCAGCCTGCCCTGTCGTCGATCGTTGCGGCAGCCGCGCACACCACGCACGACACCGGTCTGTCGTTGGCGAACGTCTGTGAGCTGGAACCGTATTGGGAGGCGTTGCGCCGCGTCTACGCGCCTTTCGAGGCGGGCCTGCCCGCACCGACCGGCCGCGTGTACACCCACGAGATCCCGGGCGGGCAGCTCAGCAATCTGCGTACCCAGGCCACCGCCCTCGGGCTGGGCGGCCGCTTCGAGGACATCGAAAACGCCTATGCCGGAGCAGATCACGCTCTCGGCAGGCTGGTGAAGGTGACGCCGTCGAGCAAGGTGGTAGGTGATCTTGCGCTGGCGCTCGTCGGCGCCGGGATGAGCGCCGGGGAGTTCGCCGCCGACCCGCACCGCTGCGACATCCCGGATTCGGTGATCGGCTTCCTCCGCGGCGAGCTCGGCGACCCGCCCGGCGGCTGGCCGGAACCCTTGCGCAGCAAGGCCCTTCACGGAAGGTCCGACACCAGGCCGACGGCAACCCTCACCGTCGAGGACTACGCCGAACTGGCGGAGCCCGGTCTTACCCGCCAAGCCGCCCTGAATCGGCTGCTCTTCCCCGGTCCGACCCGCGAATTCCTGACGCATCGAGAACAATTCGGCGACACCTCCCGCCTGAGCGCCAACCAGTTCTTCTACGGGCTGCGCCGCGGCGAGGAGCACCGCGTCAAGTTGGAGAAGGGCGTCGAGCTGCTCATCGGTCTCGAGGCCATCTCCGAGCCCGATGACCGCGGCATGCGGACGGTGCTGTGCCTGTTGAACGGTCAGCTGCGCCCGATCCTGGTGCGGGACAGGTCGATCGACAGCGCAGTCCCCGTCGCGGAGAAAGCGGACCGCGGCAACCCGGACCACGTTGCGGCGCCGTTCGCCGGTGTCGTGACGATCGGGGTGACCGTTGGCGAGCGGGTGAGCGCGGGCCAAACGGTCGCCACCATCGAGGCGATGAAGATGGAGGCAGCCATCACGGCGCCGAAGGCCGGTACCGTCACGCGGATCGCGTTGGCGCCCACCGCGAGCGTCGAAGGCAATGACCTGCTCGTGGTGGTCAGCTGA
- a CDS encoding NADP-dependent oxidoreductase — MSRVVQFAEYGTPEVLRVVDVEPPAPGPTQVRIAVCAAGVNPIDWKILAGYMRELIPLELPAGVGSDVAGVVDAVGSEVTEWAVGDEVLGRSTTGSFADLALAESAEIVRKPEGVSWEVAGSLAGAGGTAYTVLGKLGVKAGDTLLIHAAAGGVGTFAVQLAKAQGVNVIGTAGESNHEYLRSLGATPVTYGDGLLDRVRAVAPDGVDAVLDASGRGEIPLSIELTGGPARVLTLVAFDQAATGIQVHVGGSGSELGAALRELATLVAQGRLTVSISETYPLTEAGAALSASTTGHVHGKLVVVP; from the coding sequence ATGTCGCGAGTAGTGCAGTTCGCCGAATACGGCACACCTGAGGTCTTGCGAGTGGTCGACGTCGAGCCGCCGGCTCCCGGACCCACTCAGGTGCGGATCGCGGTGTGCGCCGCGGGCGTCAACCCGATCGACTGGAAGATCCTCGCCGGGTACATGCGCGAACTGATTCCGCTCGAGCTGCCCGCCGGTGTGGGGTCCGACGTGGCAGGTGTCGTCGACGCTGTCGGGTCCGAGGTGACCGAATGGGCGGTCGGCGACGAGGTTCTGGGACGGTCGACGACAGGTTCGTTCGCGGATCTTGCGCTGGCGGAGTCTGCCGAGATCGTCCGTAAGCCTGAGGGCGTCAGCTGGGAAGTGGCGGGCTCGCTGGCAGGCGCGGGCGGCACTGCGTACACGGTGCTGGGGAAGCTCGGCGTCAAGGCGGGCGACACCCTGCTCATCCACGCGGCCGCGGGCGGCGTCGGTACTTTTGCCGTCCAGCTCGCAAAGGCGCAAGGTGTCAATGTCATTGGCACGGCGGGTGAATCCAACCACGAATACCTGCGTTCGCTCGGCGCGACGCCGGTCACCTACGGCGATGGTCTGCTCGACAGGGTTCGGGCCGTCGCACCCGACGGGGTCGACGCCGTTCTCGACGCCTCCGGCCGCGGCGAGATTCCGTTGTCCATCGAGCTCACCGGCGGCCCGGCGCGCGTTCTCACGCTGGTCGCCTTCGACCAGGCCGCCACCGGAATCCAGGTGCATGTCGGTGGTTCCGGAAGCGAACTGGGCGCCGCCCTGCGGGAACTGGCGACGCTTGTCGCGCAGGGACGCCTCACCGTCTCGATCAGCGAGACGTACCCGCTGACCGAAGCCGGTGCCGCGCTCTCGGCGAGCACGACGGGCCACGTGCACGGCAAGCTCGTCGTCGTGCCGTGA